From a single Phragmites australis chromosome 7, lpPhrAust1.1, whole genome shotgun sequence genomic region:
- the LOC133924123 gene encoding glycine--tRNA ligase, mitochondrial 1-like has product MLLLLRRVLPSSPPSPRALLARPLLLLPPPKTLAPAAARCLAAMASASAGATMTREAFRAAVTNTLERRLFFVPSFKIYGGVAGLYDYGPPGCAVKANVLAFWRQHFVLEEGMLEVDCPCVTPEVVLKASGHVEKFTDLMVKDEKTGNCYRADHLLKDFCKEKLERDSTLPPEKAEEFNRILAILDDLSAEQLGAKIKEYGIVAPDTKNPLSDPYPFNLMFQTCIGPSGLSPGYMRPETAQGIFVNFRDLYRYNGERLPFAAAQIGQAFRNEISPRQGLLRVREFTLAEIEHFVDPEDKSHPKFGDVSDLEFLMFPREKQLAGRSATRLKLGEAVSEGTVNNETLGYFIGRVYLFLTRLGIDKDRLRFRQHLPNEMAHYAADCWDAEIECSYGWIECVGIADRSAYDLRAHSDKSGVPLEAHEKFAEPREVEKLVIAPSKKELGLAFKGNQKMILEALEAMSETEALDLKVALESKGEVEFKVCTLGKDVTIKKNMVTINVEKKKEHQRKFTPSVIEPSFGIGRIIYCLFEHCFYQRHGKADDEQLNVFGFPPLVAPIKCTVFPLVKIEKFDVVAKKISKALTAAGISHIIDMTGNTIGKRYARTDEIGVPLAITVDSTTSVTVRDRDSKDQIRVEVDEVASVVKEVTDGQSTWADIMWRYPTHTTSAADEEAAEP; this is encoded by the exons ATGCTTCTGCTGCTCCGCCGCGTCCTCCCCTCGTCGCCGCCCTCCCCTCGCGCGCTGCTCGCAAgacctctccttctcctccccccacccaaaaccctagcccccgccgccgcccggtgtCTCGCGGCCATGGCGTCAGCGTCCGCTGGGGCGACGATGACCCGGGAGGCGTTCCGCGCCGCGGTGACCAACACGCTGGAGCGGCGGCTCTTCTTCGTGCCCTCCTTCAAGATCTACGGCGGCGTCGCGGGTCTCTACGACTACGGGCCCCCCGGGTGCGCCGTCAAGGCCAACGTCCTCGCCTTCTGGCGCCAG CATTTTGTATTGGAGGAGGGGATGCTTGAGGTTGACTGTCCATGTGTGACTCCAGAAGTTGTCTTGAAAGCCTCTGGTCATGTGGAAAAATTTACAGACTTAATGGTTAAAGATGAAAAGACAGGCAATTGTTACCGTGCTGATCACTTGCTTAAGGACTTCTGTAAGGAGAAGCTTGAGAGGGACAGCACATTGCCTCCTGAGAAGGCAGAAGAATTCAACAGGATTCTTGCTATCTTAGATGATCTCTCTGCAGAACAATTGGGTGCTAAGATTAAGGAGTACGGGATAGTTGCTCCTGACACCAAGAACCCATTGTCAGATCCATATCCTTTCAATCTCATGTTTCAGACTTGCATTGGACCGTCAGGTTTGAGCCCAGG ATATATGAGGCCAGAGACAGCACAGGGTATCTTTGTGAACTTCAGAGACTTGTATCGCTATAATGGTGAAAGGCTACCCTTTGCCGCAGCCCAAATTGGTCAAGCCTTCAGGAATGAG ATATCTCCCCGTCAAGGCCTTCTGAGAGTCCGTGAGTTTACTTTAGCGGAAATTGAGCACTTTGTGGACCCAGAGGACAAATCCCACCCAAAGTTTGGTGATGTTTCTGATCTagagttcttgatgtttccGAGAGAGAAGCAACTGGCAGGAAGGTCAGCAACAAGACTTAAACTCGGAGAGGCTGTATCTGAG GGGACTGTGAACAATGAGACCCTTGGCTACTTTATTGGAAGGGTCTACCTTTTCTTGACACGGCTTGGGATTGACAAAGATCGCCTACGCTTCCGACAGCATCTGCCAAATGAAATGGCTCACTATGCTGCTGATTGTTGGGACGCAGAAATTGAATGCTCTTACGGGTGGATTGAGTGCGTTGGAATTGCTGATAGGTCTGCATATGACTTGCGTGCTCACTCA GATAAAAGCGGTGTTCCACTTGAAGCACATGAAAAGTTTGCAGAACCCAGAGAAGTGGAG AAGCTGGTTATAGCCCCATCAAAAAAGGAGCTTGGTCTTGCGTTCAAAGGGAACCAAAAGATGATTCTTGAAGCATTGGAA GCCATGAGTGAGACTGAAGCGTTGGATTTGAAAGTGGCGTTGGAGTCCAAAGGGGAGGTCGAGTTTAAGGTGTGCACCCTTGGGAAGGATGTTACCATAAAGAAAAACATGGTTACAATTAATGtcgagaagaaaaaagaacatcAGAGGAAATTTACTCCTTCTGTCATTGAACCATCCTTTGGGATCGGGCGCATTATATACTGTCTTTTTGAGCACTGCTTCTATCAAAGGCATGGCAAGGCAGATGATGAGCAGTTAAACGTATTTGGTTTTCCCCCTCTTGTTGCTCCAATAAAGTGCACTGTCTTTCCATTGGTCAAGATTGAGAAATTTGACGTTGTTGCCAAGAAAATTTCAAAGGCCTTGACAGCAGCTGGGATTTCACATATTATCGACATGACAG GTAATACAATAGGAAAGCGCTATGCAAGGACCGACGAAATCGGTGTCCCCCTGGCAATCACGGTCGATTCCACTACAAGTGTGACTGTGCGCGACCGGGACAGCAAGGACCAGATTCGGGTCGAGGTCGACGAGGTGGCCTCAGTGGTGAAAGAAGTGACGGACGGGCAGAGCACCTGGGCTGACATCATGTGGAGGTACCCGACGCATACCACCTCGGCTGCTGATGAGGAAGCGGCAGAACCCTGA